The sequence AGTGAAAACAAGATGCACGTTAAAGACTAAAGCAACACACGCTCAAAAGGTCAATTCCACAAAAGACCAACCCAGAAATATCAATATGCAGGCCATGGTAGCATTACTAAGGACTATGCAGAAAATGCCTAAATCCTAAAAGAAAAcccacaaaaataatatacatataactGAAACGAACAAGACAGATTATCTGTCTCATTCTTTGTCCTGCCTTCAGAGCCAAAACTAGCAAACTTGACAACCAAGAACATAGCCAGAAGTGCTCGAGTCTGAAGTAAACAGTCCAGTTTAAAGGAGACATCCGTCATTAACATTTGCAAACTCAATGGAGCAAAGAGAGAAGTGATAAGCCCCCAGATGGCTAGATATATCAAACGAAACAAGAAACCAAGAAAATTACATGCTGCCTCCATTTGTAGCTTTTCCAAGAATATGAATGTAGAGAAAAATTGCAGTTTAACAAGCTCAGATTCATGGCACAAACATATATTTACATCTTTACTAGAAAGAGATCAAacgaacaaaaaaaaaaaaaaaaagggttccACTTCCACAGCTTCTCTTAAGTAACACCGATAATTTAcacatgaaagaaaataaggaaaataactATGTGGATTACACCGCTCAACCTACATGCTTACACTTGCAAAACAACAAAGAGAGTACCATTTTTAACTCATCATTATACTGTTGCCGTTTGTTCTGAAACTGAAGCCAATCCTTGCATCAACCTAACTATTTCTGCTGTATCATCCAGATAATATTTAGCCTTGCTTGGTTTTTTACCAACAGTACACGCAAACACTTCTGCTCTAGGAGCAATTGATGGACCTGCTACTGAACTGGTTATTACCTCAAACATATCTTCATCAGATCGGTCATCTCCGATGCATAAAACAAAATCTGGTGACATTCCCCTTTCTTGCATGGTGGAAAGCAGGCGTTTGGCAACAAGCCCCTTGCTTACACCCTGCATAAATATAAAGCTCTGTTAAAGCTGTTCGCATTATACTTCAAATCAGCACTTTTCAGACTTGGTTGAATTGAGAGCTCTTCTGATTATGGGGTGGGTTCGCGTGGACCTACTAAAAGTAAGACTGGCAACCTGGTCAAGTGAGCTAAAACTATACAATATCGCGacatgcttttgattttctccaTTCCTTGGCCCAGATTAAATGCAAGAATGCAATCCTTTCCTattacactttatatgcttgtctGATGCAGTAATGAATAATGAACAACTAAATTTCTACAGAGTGATATAAATTGCAATGGTTTCAAACTTTTCAAGGTCTGTATCAGTGCGATTGTAATACATTACATGATTTGGTAATTCTGTCATTTTTTCCCTTAATTCTAACATTCAGCAATAAAAGAGGATATCTAGAAAAAGTGAGGAAAAACAGATATTAAGCTGCCAGAAAGGTAATACTTGCATTCTTAAAGCAGGATCATTGGTAACATGAATCAATCTGAACTTGGTTCAAACAGGCTAACTCAAGCTGGGTTTTCTTTCCAACTATCATAATGATGATTGCTTTTTATGACCTTTGCTAAAGGATTGTAAATTAATGAATCCAACTAATCCTAGTAGCACCTCCAATCAATCTATATATAGATTTAACTGaaataatcttaattaaaatacaactCGCCATTCGCCAGGAGTTGCAGATTTAACACCGATATTTTAGCAACAAATCCTCCATATAATATATGGTTGACAGTAGGGAAAATTGAGAACTGCAATACAacatatataagaaatgagtTTTTGATGCAAACCTGAGGTTTAACCTCCACTGTATTTGGTCCACTCTTGACTGTTACAGGTTCATTAGCCAAGACACTTTCAAGATGATCAAGAAGTTCTTTAGCTTGGCATGAACCAAAGTCTGGATCTGCATCCTCATAACTCCAGACTAATGCAGTTTCCTTATCCTCAATAGTGGACCCGTCAGTTGTTTCAGTATAAAGCTGCATCACTGGCTCAGCAATCTGCTTCCAAGTAGTGTCTGTTACAGGCACACATGTTTCCCATTCCGCATCTCGTGTTAGCCTGGAAGCATATGATCATTTCTTGCAAGTTAAACTATGATGAAACCAAATAAGAGTGATAAACTTTCAAACTCGGACCAATTTACCTCAGGAAGTAGCCATGCTCTGCAGCTAATCCTAGCTTCTCACACTGAGTAAACCATTCAGTGAGTGTCTTGCGGCTTCTAGCACTAACAAGAAAAACCATGTTGTTCTCATCTCTGCACAAATTATTTAAGATGTCAACTGACTTAGGAGATGGGCTCTTATCAATTGAAGCCTGAGGCATTAGAGTGCCATCATAGTCCAGAAGAATTGCTCTAGTCATGGTCCTCCTGTAAGCTGATACAATGTGCTCCATCGAGAGCTTCCTGAAGTTTGGATCAAGTGCCACAACCCTGAAGCTTAATCCAAATCCAATACCCCAGCATCTCCTCCTTGCATGATCACGACATGTTCTCTCCAAATCCTGAAGGAAACTACGTGCCCAATATCCAACATCATGAGTACTGACATATTTGTAATGCTTGTCATGCCGGAGTTGTTTTTCTGGCTCAGCCATCTCCAAAGCATAGTCCATTGCATCAGCTACTGCATCAATGTTCCAAGGGTTTACTCGAATTGCTCCACTCAAAGATGGAGAGCAGCCAATAAACTCGGAGATAACCAACATGCTCTTCTTTGGAGCAGTTGGTTCTAGTCCCAACACCTTATCCAACCGCTCATTACCTTGGCGACTAATTATGTATTCATAAGGTATAAGATTCATTCCATCCCTCACAGCAGTGACCAAACAGCACTCAGCAACAACATAATATGCTACTTTTTCATAAAACTTTAGCGGTGCATCAATCAAGACTACAGGATCATATCCCGGCATTCCAAATGCTTCATTGATCCGCTTAACAGTGGAGTAAGTCTCAGCCTGCACTTCTTTCACATCTTTTCCTTTACCCCTAGCAGGATTTGCTATCTGTACTAACACCACCTTGCCTCGCCACTCCGGATGCTGCATAAGCAACTGTTCCATTGCCAGCAGCTTCAAACTTATACCTTTAAATATATCCATGTCATCCACCCCCAGCAACATTATCCTACCCTTGTTACAGAACTGTTTAATGAGGTCTGCGACCTTTGCTTCAGTCTCTGGAAGTCTCAAAACCGACTGAAGCTGACCCATATGTATACCAACGGGTAAAATCTTGATGCTTACAGTCCTACCACAATATTCAAGGCCTATGTATCCCCTCTTGGATTCATATGTGAGACCAAGCATTCTACTACAGCAAGATAAGAAATGCCGTGCATAGTCGAAAGTATGGAACCCGATCAAGTCCGAATTTAACAAGGCTCGCAGAAGCTCTTCCCTAATAGGCAACGTCTTATAGATCTCTGACGAAGGAAATGGACTATGGAGAAAAAACCCAAGTTTCACCCTATTAAACCTCTTCCTAAGGAAAGTTGGAAGCACCATAAGATGATAATCATGTACCCATACAAAATCATCTTCTGGGTTAATAACCTCCATAATTCTATCAGCAAAAATCTTATTTGCTGACACATAAGCTTGCCAGAGTGACCTATTAAACCTACCACCAAGATCTGGTGACAAAGGTAACATATAATGAAACAAAGGCCATAACTGTTGCTTACAAAATCCATGATAATACCTGCTAAAAAGATCTGGAGGGATAAATGTAGGCACACATTTGAAAGTCTCCAAGAGTATCTGCGAAACTTCATCTTGTTCATTAGGGTGAATTTCTTCCCTTAGGCAACCAACATAAATAACCTCAATTTCATCATCACCTAATCCATCTTTCAACTGAAGAAGAAGTGAATTCTCATCCCAAGTAAAAATCCAAGACTTATTGCTACCATCTGATTTTCTTTGTGCTCTAATTGGCAACTGGTTTGCTACTATAATTATTCGGTCCTTCTGAATCGAAGCTGATGATGGGTCAGAGCATACACTCTCTGATGGGTCATCATCTAGGTCGGAGATTATCCCGGCCACAGTCATAATCCGTGGGATTCTCCGGTTCATCCGGCCAAACGATGGAGACTCACCAGAAGCAAGCTCCAAAAGATTTGAATATGACCTTGACaccatttcttctttttcttagtttttaCAACAAAATCTAGCTAAACAGTAAGAAATTTCTCatttaaacaaagaaagataaaCCCTTTCCAAAATTTAAGCTAATAAGATCTTGTAAAACCACGAAACTATAAGACCAACTAGCGTAAAACACAAATCAGAAGATACTCTTTTTCAAGATTTACTTAAACAGAGTCACTAACTATGCTCTAGATGACAAGAAAGGTAGCTGGTCTTTAACTGtgttaaaaaaacaaagattttCAAGTTCAGAACAAGCAagagggagagagaaaatcaaaGGGAGTGCGAAATGAAATTTCAGTGAAGATAGAAATGAATCAACACAAAGAAAGTGATAGAACCAAGAAGTTTCTAGCTATCATcaagattaatttttaattaaaaaaaaagaaaaaggaatggAATAGATTCAAGATTATAGAGCTAAAGAAAATATACTGCTGCAACAACCAGATATCCCACTAGAGATTGTTACAACACTTTGCACTATTTccacaatttttcttttttcttttcctcaatAAAAGATTGAAgtgaaagaaatatataaagtgACCAATCAA comes from Ricinus communis isolate WT05 ecotype wild-type chromosome 5, ASM1957865v1, whole genome shotgun sequence and encodes:
- the LOC8289532 gene encoding alpha,alpha-trehalose-phosphate synthase [UDP-forming] 6 isoform X2, which codes for MNRRIPRIMTVAGIISDLDDDPSESVCSDPSSASIQKDRIIIVANQLPIRAQRKSDGSNKSWIFTWDENSLLLQLKDGLGDDEIEVIYVGCLREEIHPNEQDEVSQILLETFKCVPTFIPPDLFSRYYHGFCKQQLWPLFHYMLPLSPDLGGRFNRSLWQAYVSANKIFADRIMEVINPEDDFVWVHDYHLMVLPTFLRKRFNRVKLGFFLHSPFPSSEIYKTLPIREELLRALLNSDLIGFHTFDYARHFLSCCSRMLGLTYESKRGYIGLEYCGRTVSIKILPVGIHMGQLQSVLRLPETEAKVADLIKQFCNKGRIMLLGVDDMDIFKGISLKLLAMEQLLMQHPEWRGKVVLVQIANPARGKGKDVKEVQAETYSTVKRINEAFGMPGYDPVVLIDAPLKFYEKVAYYVVAECCLVTAVRDGMNLIPYEYIISRQGNERLDKVLGLEPTAPKKSMLVISEFIGCSPSLSGAIRVNPWNIDAVADAMDYALEMAEPEKQLRHDKHYKYVSTHDVGYWARSFLQDLERTCRDHARRRCWGIGFGLSFRVVALDPNFRKLSMEHIVSAYRRTMTRAILLDYDGTLMPQASIDKSPSPKSVDILNNLCRDENNMVFLVSARSRKTLTEWFTQCEKLGLAAEHGYFLRLTRDAEWETCVPVTDTTWKQIAEPVMQLYTETTDGSTIEDKETALVWSYEDADPDFGSCQAKELLDHLESVLANEPVTVKSGPNTVEVKPQGVSKGLVAKRLLSTMQERGMSPDFVLCIGDDRSDEDMFEVITSSVAGPSIAPRAEVFACTVGKKPSKAKYYLDDTAEIVRLMQGLASVSEQTATV
- the LOC8289532 gene encoding alpha,alpha-trehalose-phosphate synthase [UDP-forming] 6 isoform X1; the encoded protein is MVSRSYSNLLELASGESPSFGRMNRRIPRIMTVAGIISDLDDDPSESVCSDPSSASIQKDRIIIVANQLPIRAQRKSDGSNKSWIFTWDENSLLLQLKDGLGDDEIEVIYVGCLREEIHPNEQDEVSQILLETFKCVPTFIPPDLFSRYYHGFCKQQLWPLFHYMLPLSPDLGGRFNRSLWQAYVSANKIFADRIMEVINPEDDFVWVHDYHLMVLPTFLRKRFNRVKLGFFLHSPFPSSEIYKTLPIREELLRALLNSDLIGFHTFDYARHFLSCCSRMLGLTYESKRGYIGLEYCGRTVSIKILPVGIHMGQLQSVLRLPETEAKVADLIKQFCNKGRIMLLGVDDMDIFKGISLKLLAMEQLLMQHPEWRGKVVLVQIANPARGKGKDVKEVQAETYSTVKRINEAFGMPGYDPVVLIDAPLKFYEKVAYYVVAECCLVTAVRDGMNLIPYEYIISRQGNERLDKVLGLEPTAPKKSMLVISEFIGCSPSLSGAIRVNPWNIDAVADAMDYALEMAEPEKQLRHDKHYKYVSTHDVGYWARSFLQDLERTCRDHARRRCWGIGFGLSFRVVALDPNFRKLSMEHIVSAYRRTMTRAILLDYDGTLMPQASIDKSPSPKSVDILNNLCRDENNMVFLVSARSRKTLTEWFTQCEKLGLAAEHGYFLRLTRDAEWETCVPVTDTTWKQIAEPVMQLYTETTDGSTIEDKETALVWSYEDADPDFGSCQAKELLDHLESVLANEPVTVKSGPNTVEVKPQGVSKGLVAKRLLSTMQERGMSPDFVLCIGDDRSDEDMFEVITSSVAGPSIAPRAEVFACTVGKKPSKAKYYLDDTAEIVRLMQGLASVSEQTATV